Proteins from one Fragaria vesca subsp. vesca linkage group LG6, FraVesHawaii_1.0, whole genome shotgun sequence genomic window:
- the LOC101308298 gene encoding F-box protein ORE9-like, protein MTAAAPINDLPEAILTTIIALLSDTRTRNSVALVSRKFRTLERTTRTSLTLRGNARDLHLIPTCFSSVTDLDLSLLSPWGHALLSPSASSTDPALLAHRLRLAFPSVTSLTVYSRSSSTVEIVASLWPRLRRVKLVRWHQRPQSNLGADFDPLFQQCHALSDLDLSEFYYWTEDLPPILEAHPNVARSLTKLNLLTASFTEGFRATEIRSITVACPKLQQLFVACMFDPRYMGFVGEEALLSISTNCPELRVVHLIDTSSLLNARGDPNDDGFTLEDAQIGRAALVDFFSGLPLLEELVLDVCKNVRDSGLALEVLASKCPRLRALKLGQFHGLCSAIGSRLDGIALCHGLESLSIKNCGDLTDMGLIEIARGCCKLAKFEVYGCKKITVKGLRTLASLLWKTLVDVSISCCKNLDAAASVRALEPIRDRIQRLHIDCVWQREIPQDFDLNQVNDYDVGDNDGVARISKKCKYGSDGDCSYMPTNGYANGNGHGNGNGFWGDETWERLHYLSLWIEVGDLLTSLPEVGLDDCPNLEEVQIRVEGDCRGRHKPTQREFGLSCLARYPQLSKMKLDCGDTVGFALTAPPGQMDLSLWERFFLSGIGNLSLSELDYWPPQDRDVNQRSLWLPAAGLLAECITLRKLFIHGTAHEHFMMFLVRPDLNLSLRDVQLREDYYPAPENEMSTEMRVDSCCRFEDALNRRPILD, encoded by the exons ATGACCGCCGCAGCTCCGATCAACGACCTCCCCGAGGCGATTCTCACCACCATCATCGCCTTGCTCTCCGACACCCGCACCCGCAACTCCGTCGCCCTCGTCTCCCGCAAATTCCGCACACTCGAGAGGACCACGCGCACCTCCCTCACGCTCCGCGGCAACGCGCGCGACCTCCACCTGATCCCGACCTGCTTCTCCTCCGTCACCGACCTCGACCTCTCCCTCCTCTCCCCCTGGGGCCACGCGCTGCTCTCCCCCTCCGCCTCCTCCACCGACCCCGCCCTCCTCGCCCACCGCCTCCGCCTCGCCTTCCCCTCCGTCACTTCCCTCACCGTCTACTCCCGATCCTCCTCCACCGTCGAGATCGTCGCCAGTCTCTGGCCGCGTTTGCGCCGCGTCAAGCTCGTCCGGTGGCACCAGCGCCCGCAGTCGAATCTCGGCGCCGACTTCGATCCTCTCTTCCAGCAGTGCCACGCTCTCTCCGATTTGGACTTGTCGGAATTCTACTACTGGACCGAGGACCTCCCTCCGATTCTGGAAGCCCATCCCAACGTGGCCAGGTCACTCACTAAGCTCAATCTCCTGACGGCGTCGTTTACCGAGGGTTTCAGAGCCACCGAGATCAGATCGATCACCGTGGCGTGCCCCAAGCTTCAGCAGCTCTTCGTTGCTTGTATGTTCGATCCCAGATACATGGGGTTCGTCGGGGAGGAGGCTCTTCTGTCCATCTCCACCAATTGTCCGGAGCTCAGAGTCGTCCACCTCATCGACACGTCGTCGTTGTTGAACGCGCGCGGCGATCCAAACGACGACGGTTTCACATTGGAAGACGCTCAGATTGGGCGCGCGGCTTTGGTGGACTTCTTCTCCGGGCTTCCGTTGCTGGAGGAGCTGGTGCTTGATGTGTGCAAGAATGTTAGAGATAGTGGACTAGCCTTGGAGGTTCTTGCTTCCAAGTGTCCGAGACTGAGAGCTCTCAAGCTTGGGCAGTTCCATGGGCTGTGCTCGGCGATTGGGTCCCGGCTCGACGGCATTGCTCTTTGTCATGGGCTGGAGTCGCTGTCTATTAAGAACTGTGGCGATTTGACGGATATGGGATTGATCGAAATTGCGAGAGGATGTTGTAAGCTTGCCAAGTTTGAGGTGTATGGATGCAAGAAGATTACAGTGAAAGGGTTGAGGACGCTGGCTTCTTTGTTGTGGAAGACGTTGGTTGACGTGAGCATATCTTGCTGTAAGAACCTGGATGCTGCGGCGTCAGTGCGTGCTCTGGAGCCAATTCGCGATCGGATTCAACGTCTTCACATAGATTGTGTCTGGCAGCGGGAGATTCCGCAGGATTTTGATCTCAATCAGGTCAATGATTATGATGTTGGTGATAATGATGGTGTTGCA AGGATCAGCAAGAAGTGCAAGTATGGATCAGATGGGGACTGTTCCTATATGCCAACCAATGGCTATGCAAATGGGAATGGCCATGGTAATGGAAATGGGTTTTGGGGTGATGAGACTTGGGAAAGGCTGCACTACCTTTCACTTTGGATTGAGGTGGGTGACTTGCTGACATCATTGCCAGAGGTGGGTCTAGACGATTGTCCCAATTTGGAGGAGGTTCAGATCCGGGTAGAAGGCGATTGCAGGGGAAGGCACAAGCCCACACAGCGAGAATTTGGGTTGAGCTGCCTAGCCCGTTATCCTCAGCTGTCGAAGATGAAGCTGGACTGCGGTGATACTGTGGGATTTGCACTGACTGCTCCCCCAGGGCAGATGGACTTGTCGCTTTGGGAGAGGTTCTTTCTCAGTGGAATTGGGAACTTGAGTCTCAGCGAACTTGATTATTGGCCGCCTCAAGACAGGGATGTGAACCAGAGGAGTCTCTGGCTCCCAGCTGCTGGGTTGTTGGCAGAATGCATCACCCTGCGGAAGCTTTTCATCCATGGGACTGCTCACGAACATTTCATGATGTTCCTTGTGAGACCAGATCTCAACCTCAGCTTAAGGGATGTTCAGCTGCGAGAGGATTACTACCCAGCACCTGAAAATGAAATGAGTACAGAAATGAGGGTGGACTCGTGCTGTCGCTTTGAGGATGCACTCAACAGGCGTCCAATCCTTGATTGA